Below is a genomic region from Ascaphus truei isolate aAscTru1 chromosome 8, aAscTru1.hap1, whole genome shotgun sequence.
CTCTGTCCCCGTGGGGCCGGGCTGCCCGTGGCGCTCTGTCCCCGTGGGGCCGGGCTGCCCGTGGCGCTCTGTCCCCGTGGGGCCGGGCTGCCCGTGGCGCTCTGTCCCCGTGGGGCCGGGCTGCCCGTGGCGCTCTGTCCCCGTGGGGCCGGGCTGCCCGTGGCGCTCTGTCCCCGTGGTGCCGGGCTGCCCGTGGCGCTCTGTCCCCGTGGGGCCGGGCTGCCCGTGGCGCTCTGTCCCCGTGGGGCCGGGCTGCCCGTGGCGCTCTGTCCCCGTGGGGCCGGGCTGCCCGTGGCGCTCTGTCCCCGTGGGGCCGGGCTGCCCGTGGCGCTCTGTCCCCGTGGGGCCGGGCTGCCCGTGGCGCTCTGTCCCCGTGGGGCCAGGCTGCCCGTGGCGCTCTGTCCCCTTGGGGCCAGGCTGCCCGTGGCGCTCTCTCCCCGTGGGGCCAGGCTGCCCGTGGCGCTCTCTCCCCGTGGGGCCAGGCTGCCCGTGGCGCTCTCTCCCCGTGGGGCCAGGCTGCCCGTGGCGCTCTCTCCCCGTGGGGCCAGGCTGCCCGTGGCGCTGTCCCTGTGGGGCCAGGCTGCCTGTGGCGCTCTGTCCCCGTGGGACCAGGCTGCCCGTGGCGCTTTCTCCCCGTGGGGCCAGGCTGCCCGTGGCACTGTCCCTGTGGGGCCAGGCTGCCTGTGGCGCTCTGTCCCCGTGGGGCCAGGCTGCCCGTGGCGCTCTGTCCCCGTGGGGCCAGGCTGCCCGTGGCGCTCTGTCCCCGTGGGGCCAGGCTGTCTGTGGCTCTCTGTCCCCGTGGGGCCAGGCTGTCTGTGGCTCTCTGTCCCCGTTTAACAGGACACTCACGGAATTTGGAGGTGTTGCTGCTGATGCCCAGCAGGGCTTTGCCGGGGGGAGTGTCGCAGCGCTtcctgcagctgtaccctgtgtcGGGGGAGTCCGGGCTCGGGGGAGCTGGGACTGCCGGTGCCGGGAGCCCGGGAGACTCGGGCCTCAGCTCCCAGTTGTTGTGGTTGGGATCCTGTAGGAGCGCAGCGGCCTCTTCCTCCATGCTCTCCACCTCCATATCTGCGGCTCTCTCACCGCTCCTGGGCCGCAGCCTCCCGGGACCCGATCATATCGAGCACCGGCTGTCACGTCCACCTGTCAGGCCAGGTACCCGCAGGCGCTAGGAAACGGACCGGAAGCAGCGCGGCCCCGCACATTCACGAGGCGTCTCGGGAGCCGTAGTTTCCGGGGCGTAATGCATGCCGGGAGTTGTAGTCTTTGGGTGACATACCATGGGGGCTTTAACTCCTGAGCTGCTGGAGCTACCGAACTGCCATGTGTCACTGTATGGGAGAGCTTCAGCCATTTACATCTGTCATCtaagtgagtctcactcattgggaagcaCTCTCACTTATTTCCTTTCTTTTGAGTGTTACTCTCTGGGTGACAGTCTCACTCCTTTATAATCAGCCTCACCCATTATTAGGACAGTGCTATCACAGACCTCCAGTCTCATGTTATTTCCGCACTCAACTGGATGTTAAACCCTTAAtatgatttatttttaatttatacgCTGGCTTTAAGCAATGCGACTCAGCGAAGAGGGGATTTATCTGTATAAAATGAGCAATTCCTCTTAAAATATCCTAAAACACATACAAACTATATATTGTCTAAAATACAGCAATCTGTTGGCCGACGTTCTTCCATTGAAGGAATTAATACAAACTGGCCGATGTGTTATCTACAAATCCACGCACCAGTAATCACTAAAGGTTACATTTATTTCAAGGTCATCATatataagtcactttatcttcatgCCTCAGGtaccaacattagattgtaagctctgttggGCAGAAACTCATCGTGCCCGCACAATTGTATGTACAGAGCTAAGTACATTGTCAGCACTAAATAAGacgtttattatttttatgttacCTTGTATAcactattttcttttcttttactatGGATACACATTTGCAGTATTGCTGTTGACTTTGCACAGGCATACCTGCCAATTATATTTAAGATCATGTTTTATGGTGCTATTCCATCAAACACTTATGGGTGCTAGAAGATTCCTTATGGTCCCTTCACTTAAACGGGCTGAAAGATATATATCTACCAGTGGGATAACGTACTAAggatttttttaattgtgttacCGAGTTCTATAAATTGAGGATTTAGATAATTTACACTACTCCCCACCCGTTTAATAACAGCGACGTTACCCTTCTTTATGAAAACCCTGCTTGCATGCACTAATAGTGCTGTGATCAGAAGATGCTGAATCTCGTCCTGTTTTTGCACCTTATGTCAGACGTCTTactgattttctgtgagtctGACTCACTTGAAGTCTGTCACTGGTTTTTAGCATCTAGCAGTCTCATAGCCTTCAATTCAGTCTGATAAAAATCAGCTCTGCTCCATACAATAATGCCACTTTTCAGCCTAAAACCCTCAAATCTCCCTTATTTCAGTTATTGGAGGTTGGCTTCCCTGCTGTGAGCTGCTTTACAGGCAGTATACACAGATATCTTGGCAAGCACTTCTCATCCATCTACATATGGTAATCCATAAAGTGACAGATGAACCGTTTGAGGAGCCCAGCATGTGGAATCTGTATGTGTCATTGGGATACCACCACTATTTAACTGTGGTTTGCCATTAGCAGGTGGCATATGCTGTTTCCTAATCCCGAAATGCATTGCTCTGTTCATTCCCAGTTCActacaaaataataattatatatatatatatataacctacaAACACCCAGAGGAAGAAATGTACAAGATCCTTACAAACTCATTTTTTAGCACTTGaaagagaatttaaaaaaaaaacacaagaacaCAAAGGACCAATAAATCCTGATTAGTGTGGACAGACCTATTGAATGTCCATAATGAGCTCTGTGCTGGAAGCCAGGGGCAgccactccagtcctcgaggggccaccaacaggtcaggttttctggaaatccatgcttcagcacagatgggttAATCAGTaactgcttccgcacaggtggctcttccgcacaggtggctcggccagtagctgcttcagcacaggttgctcaatcagtgagccacctttgctgaagcagggatatcctgaaaacctgacctgttggtggccccttgaggactggagtcggtcACCCCTGCTCACATAGTAGAGGCAATCTCAAGGGTTAACTGTACCAATCACAAGGTGCTGATgaaacagccaatcagagcagtgTTGGGAGGAGTTAAATACCGGGAAAGCGTCTGCGCGCAGAAGCACGTGGATTACAGCGGCTCCTCTGCACCTGCGCGCCGCGGAACACCAGCATGGACACCCGCCTTCCCCACGTGAACACACGCCAGCCCGGCACCGGAAACCCTTCCCCCGGTAACGCCTTCGACTCGTGGAATGATTACCTGGgactcttctccctcctctccggCGGCCTGAGGAGCTCAGAGCCCCAGGGGAAAGCAAAAAGCTGGGCCCCCCTCCCGCCAGCCCCGGCAGAGCCCTGGGCCGGGCAACAGGTGGAGGATCGGGATCGGGGGCAGCGGGGCTGCGGCTTCTGCCGGAGCAACCGCGAGGCGGCGTCTCTGTATAGCACTCATCGACTAAAGGGGGCGGACGGGCTGATCCAGTGCCCGGTGCTGCGGGGTTACACGTGTCCTCTGTGCGGAGCCAACGGAGACCGAGCTCACACCGTGCGGTACTGCCCCCAGCGCCCGCACCGCCTGGGCACCCGCACCGGTCATCCCAACCCACGGAAGGGCCGCTGCTGATCATCGCTCGGAGTCCTGGGGACCCGCGTCCCGAACCGCAACCACAGGGTCATCTCTGTCCGGAGCCGGACTTATTGTTTTCCTCAAAGTTTATTTTTAGCCGACATTTTTATGAAACATGATTTTTAATGTTGCAATCGCTGGATGAATTAAGGAAGACAATCCTGATCTCAAGTGGAAAccgtttttttcccccctgtagATTTATTGCTAGGCATATCTGGATGAACAATGTCTGGCTCTTCCATGTAAAAGCTTTTTTGTTTCTTTCAGAattaactttttatttatttttggtggcGCTACTGAAATATTATTGCAAACTGATGGAAACAGCGATTTGACGATTGAAAGTATACAAATGACAGCGGCATATAGCTAAATATTCACCCTGCCTAGAACACTTACTACATTTTGCCGTTGTGTTGGCAACTAAATGTGTATATACTGGGGGGGTTTTCTTGACACATCTTCATTGTGGGTATTACGTTTTTGTTAAGGATTACGACTGTTATTgctatttaatatgtatttatgGTTTAAATTGTGTATGAAGGAAGCACAGATTTTTTCACTTGGGTTACCTTTTTAGTAATGGGAACATTGAACAAAAATCAGCACTGTAATTTGTAGTGAAGTACACGTCACAATTAGTTTCTTACTCACTTGCGTTAATGACCTTGAGCACGGATACTACACACTGCGCAAATCTATTTAATTTGCGCTTTTCTTTAAATCCTTGTCAcgaacaccccctcccctccacttgtTTGTTACCCAATAAATGTCAAATTATTATTTACATTAGCAATGGCCACCATCGTAAATCTTAGAACTGCACAGCCCCCTTcctatttatttttaatggactTTTGCTTaacactcccaaatatttgagaTTGTAGGGATTTTATTTTTACTACTGAAGCCACTGTGGTGTCACGAATAGTCTGAACATCCTCTTCCGAAGCTGTTGCAACTCTTCATTATGGAAGCAAGCTCTGACACCACAACTTCTTTGGGTCCACTGAGCAAGTATTTTTGCCCAGTGAGTGGGAAATGAGTAGTCCCTGTTTATTTATTCTCGAAGGATGAGGACCAGGGGTTCCCTGGGGCTGAAGTGTTCCAGCTTGGGGACCTCCAGGTTCCTGAGATACTGAAGTTACCGGTGTTTTAAGCTTCTCCAAGGGAAATACATTTTCAATTTAATGTGCCGTCATCTCCTGCTGGAGCTTCCTGCATGACATgagggatttaaataccaggaagtactTTCTTTGATGTGGTTTCGCTATACGGACCCCCTGCTGCCCACCCTGGGGAAAGGAAAAAATATTTCGATGTTGAATATTTACTGCTGAGAAACTGGTGCAAAAGCTTTGGCATTGCTTTAAATGGGACTTTGTTTACTTTTGCAGCATGTGGTCTTTAAAGCGTTAAGAAGGGTGGGAGTTGCTCAGCGTAATGTAGTTCACTTACTAGAATGGTGCTAAGGGAATAAGCATAGCAATACACAAACACGATCAGAAACCCTTATAGTAAGCACTCAACCTCTACTGGTTTTAATTACATTTATTGATAATTATTGTGATGAAAAGAACAAGAATAAAGTTAACGTGAGAGACACTAAGGGACTCCATATTGTGGCTATCGATCACCCTAAATAATGTGAAAGGTTCAAAACACTTACAACAAAAAAAGCTGAATGCATAACACTgttatattttattctatgccCTATGTAATAGAGCTCAACAAATCACATGTCAGACATGTAGTCCATCATTTAACAGATGATACTATGTATAACCAGAACCATACCCTAGTAAGAGTCAAGTCTCACACTGTATTTGTTTGTGGGCTAGATTCTGGGACAATGGTGCAGATATATAGTCATGGACCATAAAATAGAAGACCATTGggggccccctctcccccccccccctttttttttttttgttgcagtgTAAATCCACAAACCTCTTTAGGTATTGGAGCTGAGTACAGTGAATAACATCACTCCGTGGGGTCGCGGGGAGAAAACACTGTTTAGAATACTGCAGCTGGATAATTATGCTAGAAATACTGAGTGGCTGCCTCCTGGGGCCCACAACATAGTTTAGCTTACTAGagcgttaaaaaaaaagtaacctTTTATATCGAGAACCAAATAGGCTGTGGTCTGGAGCTAATGCTGAGGTCGCATCTATGCCACTATGGCTGCGTCATTGAAACCCGACGCGTGTTTTGTTCCCTTGGGAACTTCTTTGGGGGCTTTTCCCTCCAGGTAAGTCACAAAAGGCTGTAATGGTGATCACACCCCAAAACTGGATCTTTGAGCTCATGAAGCGGTAATATTAGATGTTTTACAATGCCAACATCTGGCTTTAGAGAGTGGATGTTGCACAGTGAGGGTTTAGGGGTATTTTGTATGACTGGAGCATTAAAATGTTATCACGGAGTAGATCTAGTTTCTGTAGGTTTTAAGTGAAACTTGGATTGCTTTTGCTGTAATAGCTACTACCtagagagataacaaatgacacagataaaacacagacaataattccctggcgcactatcagataataaacctgacgaatcggagtagtcccatgaatcaaaagatggtataaagaagatccacagtccacaatgtcccgttcttttacacagaatgctggtctgaaaatacaaataaaacaaccattgcgcagtaccctatggtcagtattccaagaccccaccgttgctatctacttacttaaaaatagataagaatgggcctcaaaaggtttctttaagtccccccacgattggctccgactgattcctgctgctggtatcacgctttacacttccagcatcagcatcaccataccgattgggaacagaaaggggcaccaatagtatagcactataacatttattgttaaaaaatgacaagcataaaaacatgcactcacatgcgagaatgccctatgcgtgtcctacaacgtgccgtccgcttcacatgggaggatgtcgagggattgcagggggaggctggagccggcgtgggtccccgcttcgtggccgcgactcggagcgcctagtccctcctccgatgacgttccccgtcaatcaacctcctttccttccacagggtctgcacgttgcagcacgttcaacaggctccaccctgttgaacgtgctgcaacgtgcagaccctgtggaaggaaaggaggttgattgacggggaacgtcatcgga
It encodes:
- the NANOS1 gene encoding nanos homolog 1 — encoded protein: MDTRLPHVNTRQPGTGNPSPGNAFDSWNDYLGLFSLLSGGLRSSEPQGKAKSWAPLPPAPAEPWAGQQVEDRDRGQRGCGFCRSNREAASLYSTHRLKGADGLIQCPVLRGYTCPLCGANGDRAHTVRYCPQRPHRLGTRTGHPNPRKGRC